A region of the Falco peregrinus isolate bFalPer1 chromosome 4, bFalPer1.pri, whole genome shotgun sequence genome:
ATGCGGCCCTGACAGTAGAAGTCTCAATGCAAATTAGTACAGGCTGTCATGCAGATATTTGGTGCAAAAAGGGCTGGACTGAGGATAAATGTGTAGATTATGCTCTCAGATTCACTTGGGAATGACAGTAAAACCCATGCTTTTGAATGAATACTATTTAGAAAGTatcaaatgttaattttttatttcttaccgCTTCCATAGAGAGCCTGTAGGGCtatcatatttaaaaatcaggttgCATTTCTCTGCCTGTAACGTTTCTGTGAACTATTCCTAATATGTGatttagaaaacagtaaataaaatgtgaatgaagcaggagatgctcttgCCGTTTCCTTTCTCTATGGATTTTACACAGTGCATCATTGCAATGCTTACCTAGAGGTCTCTGTGGCTGAGAATTGTAGGAAGCTCCCCAAAAATTACTGCAGCTGTAGAAAACTTGGATGAACAACCCTTCCTAAATAATCAAAACCATTTAAATGTATTAGTTCATTTATGTTTCAAACATCTATAAACGGAGGATTCATTTCTCCAGTGAAAACCCTCCTTAGACCCTAATGCTTTAGCACTATTGAACTTGTTTCTAGTCCCCAGGTTTGAACAAACCATAATATATTGCTGTTGTAAAGGACAGAATTAAGCTTAACATATTATGTATATGATTTCGTGCAGCCCCTACAAGGCACTGTAATTCCTAGACAGATGGCTTGCTGTAAGGAAGTGAAAAGGCATTACCCTTTATGCATCCGCTCTCCAGGCTAGCAGTTTCTTCCAGGTATTAAAAATTGAGTTTGTTCCCCTGAAAAAGCACTTTATACGTGGAAGCTGACTCAGACCCCAGTGACACTGGTTGGAAGTGGCACCTCCCTGGAGCACAGCTAAGATGGTGTAATTTGAAGTGGCTTCTGCCCAATGCCAGGCAGCCGTCAGCATTGAGAGCTGCCGTAAATTCCCTCATGCTCTTCACGCAAAAATAACTCGCCCACAGATGCTGTTTCTGAGCATGTGAGGAGACACTGGTTCCTGTCCCAAATCAACAGGGTTAAGCCTGTGCTGATGGTCAGCAGCATGGTAGTCTTCCCCACACCACATCACAGAGGGGGTATGCAAAGGAGCATCTGGAGACAGATCCTAAAGGATTACCCAAATTCAGGGTGAGCCAGAGCCTTCCATCTCTTAACCATACCCCAGGGACAAGGGAGTCTCCTGGAAGAAGCAACGGCTGATGTTGAGCCCTGTAGGAACAGCATTTCTCAGCTCTATTAAACACAGAGGATGAAGGGATGGAGTTGGGTGTATGCTCAGGTGATGCCAACCCTGTGTGAGACCAGTAATGATGAACATGGAACGGACTTCACAGCCTGTCCCCTCCTTACTGAAACAGGCCACCAGGAGCAGCCCaagcccagcctgctgcaagTATAGCCCCACAGCAGCCTTACATCACCCAACCCAAGCCCACGTCACCCAAGCCCAACAGCACCTAGCTCCATACATGGTCCCACAGCCACCCAACCCCACAACACCCAGGATCACCAATCACACAACCCCACTGCTGGCACCACACCATCCAACTCCACATCACCCACACCCAATACCACCCAACTCCATACCTGGTCCCACAGCCACCCAACCCAGCTGGTGGTCCCACACCACCCAACACCGCATCACCCAGGCCCAATACTACCCAGCTCCATACCTAGTCCTACAGCCACCCAACCCATTGTACCTGAGGCTTACCACCAGCCAAGCCCACATCGTTCAGGCCCCACACCACCCAGCTCCACACCTGGTCTCACAGCCACCCAACCCCACTGCTGGACCCATACCACCCAACACCACATCACCCAGGCCCAACACCACCCAGCTCCACACCAGGTCCCACAGCCACCTGACCCCACTGCTGGCCCAACGCCACCCAACGTGACATCGCTTAGGCCCAATCCCACACAGCTCTATATCTGGTCCTACTGCCACCCAACCCCTTGTAACCCTGGCCCAACACCACACAGTTCCATAGCTGCTCTCACAGCCACCCAACCCTACTGCTGGTCCCACACTGCCCaaccccacagcaccctggcCCAGCACCACCTAGTCCCACATCACCCTCACCCACCACTACCCAACCCCACATCACCCAGGCCTAAGCCCATACAGCTCCATAGCTGATCTCACACCGCCCAACCCCTTGTAACTCAGGCTTACCACCACCCAACACCACATCACGGAggcccaccaccacccagctCCATACCTGGTCCTACACCACCCAACCCCACATAACCCTGGCCTATGACTGCCCAAGCCCACGTTGCTCAGGCACACCACCACTCAACTCCGTACCTGGTCCCACGGCCACCTGACCTAGCTGGTGGTCCCACACCACCCAaccccacagcaccctgacCCAGCACCATAGCTGCTCCCACACCACCCAACCCCTTGTAACTCAGGCTAACCACCACCCAACACCACATCACCCATGCACCTCCACCACATGCTTCCACACGTCATCCAGGTCCCATGTGCCCCCTGAACACCAAGCCCAAAAGCCCAAGCCCAAAAGCCCAAAAGTCCAGGCCAAATCACCAAAGTCCAAGCCCAAGCCCAAGAGCTCAAATGCCCCAAAGCCCAAATGCCCTTTAAAAGCCCAGGCCCAAGCGCTGAAGTCCAAGCCCAAGAGCTCAAAAGCCCCAAAGTCCAAAAGCCCAGGCCCAAGAGCTCAAAAGCCCAAAAGCCCAAATGCCCAAAAGCCCAAAAGCCCAGGCCCAAGCACTGAAGTAAGCCCAAGAGCTCGAAAGCCCAAAACTCCAAAAGCCCAAGCCCAAGAGCTCAAAATCCCAAATGCCCGATAGCCCAAATGCCCAAAAGGCCAAAAGCCCAGGCCCAAGCCCCGAAGTCCAAGCCCAAAAGCCCAAACGCCCAAAAGCTCAAACGCCCGAGCGCTCATAAGCCCAAAAGCCCCAGCTCAAAAGTCCAGGCCCAAGCACCCAAGCACCCAAGCCCAAACGCCAAAACTCCCAAACGCCCCAAAGGCCCcatgccccgcccccccggccccgcccgcgcACGCGCAGCGCCCCGCCAGGCCGGCGCACGCGCACCtccgggggcgggccgggccgggccgcgcgcTTTGaacggcggcggcggcggggccgcatCGCGCCTGCGCGGCCGCTCTGTCAGCGCGGGGCGGGCCatggcggcgggcggccgcggcgggtTCCGCGCCCTGGCGCTCGGCGTCTCCTTCCTGAAGTGCCTCCTCATCCCCGCCTAGTAAGGAGCttccccggggcggcgggggtggCGCGGCCTGCCAGCTCCCGCGGCGGCCGCtgggccgcgccgcgccgctccctcagggcggccggggcggggagggggccgcgggccggcggggccggggggggcccCCGTGTCCCCTGGCGTCCCCGGGGCCGTGTCGCCGCCGGGGCCTTGGGGCAGCGGGGCGCGGTGGGtggcagctttgcttttgtgttcGCAGCCCGTCCCGCCTGGCTGGTGCTCGGGAGCGCCTTTAAGCGTGCTGAAACATTAAcgctttttttttattatttgaaaggcgcggtagggtttttttattattattattctaaaaggcactgtggctttttttcttcctcaaagaaaaaaatcgcTGTTAAATCACTTAGAACCTGCAGTTTTTACATGAATTGTCAGAGAAGGCCAAGCTATAAATACTTGGTGCCCTATAGTCACCTGTATGTGTCCTTGGCACAAAGTCCGTGCAGCATCTTTGTTAGTGTTTGAGTTAACTTGGTGCAAATCTTTCCCTAGAGCTGCTCAGTGGAGGTTTCCTGTTTTATCTGCCTGCAGTGATGTGCTcggaaatgtttcttctttaagCGTCTGTATGTGACTCTTAATATAAACCTTCTGTAGTTATTCCACAGATTTTGAAGTGCATAGGAATTGGCTTGCCATCACTCACAACTTGCCCCTCTCTCAGTGGTACTATGAAGTAAGTACGTGTTGGGGGAATTTTTTAGCTCTTTATGAATTGGAGGCGTATTGGGTATGTCAGCCTATGTGATTGCTAGAGGAGAAAGccttttatttgcaaaagagATACGTCAAGGATACTGATGGTTGGCAGCTGTAATGCAGCGGTACAGAAACATATGCCAGTCACGATTTGTTAGCCCTGTGTAGCGTGCAGTTAAAAAATGAGAATTGTTTGGGGAAGCTGCTAGTACTTACgaaggcaaaatgaaaaaggcaGTTAAGGCACATGGATTATTAGGAAGGCTGTGTAACACAGAAGCAAATTGCATGGTAGTCTTAAATTGCTGTTCATTTTGCTCTTGTCGTTAATGATACACGGTTATCACAAGAACGAATCATATAAATGAGTATATATGTAATGAAATCAATCACCGTATTAAACTTTTGAGCCTTTGCTGGTGCGCTACTAGCATTTATCAGTTCTAATCTAGATTAATCACCTTTAAGTTCATTATAAACTCAGCCTACACAACTGGGTTTTAATCTATTTTACAAGTGCCTTCTGGAGTTCTGGAATAAATATCACAGTCTCTGGTATTCCTCCACCTAAGTGTCTGGAAACTGTATCTAAGAGTAAATGATTTGTGCGGGTCAGAATTTTGAAAGGCTGATCCAATACCGTAAAACAAATTTCTGTGATGATCCCAGTGCCAAAGCATAGCATGCCTTTCGGCAGCATGACATAAGCGTTTGGGAACACGCATGCTGAGAAATATGCCCTGTCCCAACCTGCTCTgttcctccttctttctcttctatttCTACAGCCAAGGAGTTAATTGTTGATCAGAGCACAGCAACTGTCCTTGTGGGAAAAGATGGCCCGATACTGTTAGACCTTAATAAGGTCTTACTAGAATTAAGATATACTGACTAgtgagtaaaaataattttgaggctGTGacaaggctgtgctgctgattCCTCTAATATAGACCAATATTCACTGTGAACTATTTTATTGAGAATTTTTTAATATAGGCCCTATTACAGAAAGTTGATTTATAAAGAACAGACTGGCTATACTGGCTAGGTGCAGATACACAAAATGccatttaatctttttctaGTAATCAAGACATGCCACCCCTCTGCCAGTACTACAGAAGGGCTGAAATCATGTGCAACACCATACAGCTGGCTACTTTATTGGGAAATAGTTTGTGTTGAATAGAGGCTACTGAGATAAAATACATCAGCTGATTTGCTGTCATGAACTGTACCTGAAGGGCTGTAAACAGCATGAATTGCGTTCAAGTATTTAATCTTATTTTGTCTTTAGGCAACTTCAGAATGGACCCTGGATTATCCACCGTTTTTTGCCTGGTTTGAATACGCACTTTCGCATGTTGCCAAGTACTTTGACCCCAAGATGTTGGTTATAGAAAATCTAAATTACACCAGTCATGCAACCATCTTCTTCCAAAGATTTTCCGTCATTTTTACAGATATTGTTTTCATATATGCAGTTTACGAGTAAGTCTGCTTGAGTCTTTAAAAGTCTTtgctatttatttgtttctgtaaaattcATGTTTCTAGGGAGTTCTTTATTAAGTTCTTAACATTCTGATTTTAGGGACAGTGGATAGTATTTAATATATGGACTTTTTCTAGAGTAACAACAAACGATTATTTGTACAGATAAGCTTGTAAATGCATGGAAATATCAAAGGTGCTTTAACCTATTCAAGGAGAAATTTGGAACACGCTGCTGAACACAAGGTAAGTTGTTCTTGGAAATGCCATTACTGTGTGACCAGGTTGTAGACATCCAGACATTAGCTGCTGTTTCACACGtaagtgttttgtttctgttgttgggTTCATTTTGTAGGAGTTGCAGGACAGCCTGCATGCACtcaactgtttttcttctgttactttttCATATTACTCTGCTCTTCTAGAGTAGGAGCATAAAggaagcttctggcaaaacATGAGTATCATCAAATACACAAAATCACTGCACTGTTTTTGGTTTTCGGGATGATAAACTGATTATTCCAAGTCTAATTCAACAATATTAAGATTGCATGTTTTCAGTGTGCCCTGACTTTGTGAAGAAGTGTTTATCTTGCACCTAAAGAGTAGAGAGAGGTGAGGTGGTTTGAGTAGTATGTTGCCTACCTTAATTGTTTGGCTCTAATGGTCTTCCCTTGTTTTGTTCTGTCTGCTTAAAGTCTGGGTAGGAAGTTCACTGTTGCATTGGAGCACTACCTAAGCTCcttcatttacttttatttgaaatgggCTGGCTTTGCATTGtgacttttttccctttattgtTTTTACTCAAAGATGAATGAATGTGCTGCCTTTCTTAATAAGGCTCTGCTAATAGTATTTCAACACAAATCATCCACAACTTTTTAATCTGATCTAACCTTATCTTCAAAAATAATATGGACCATATGGCTTCATGCTGCGAAGTAATAAGATGTTTTCAACCAACAGAAATAGCTCATAATATTGGGGGGGAGTCAGAGGTTAATATCCAACTGAGGACCTTAGATACAACTTGGAATGTTGTCTCCAGATGTAGCAATGCATTGTTCATTCATGAGAAGTCAATAGCAATCAGGTTATGACAACTTTACAGTTATTACTGAATATGAGACTTGAACCTGAGACTGAGTTACTTAATGTAAGCTTTAGCGTGCGGAACACACTACAGCTATTGAAAtctaaaatccttttttttactAAACTTTATATGTGACGCTGTCTTCTTATGATGAATTTGGCAAGAATTTTATCGTTGCTTTTCATCCTAATAAAATAGCTAACTTCATGTTAAGTGCACTTCTCAGCTCTTAAaagcagagatgtttttgttGGCCGTTTCAGTTAagacttctgtttcttctgctcttgTTCAGGTGCTGCAGGTGTGTAAATGGAAAACGAGCTGCAAAGGATATCCTGGAAAAACCAACATTTATTCTTGCTGTTCTGCTCTTGTGGAATTTTGGGTTGTTAATTGTGGATCGTATCCTTTCCAGCCAGTGCTGGTTGTTTGTGGTTTAACAGCCTGTTACAGCATGTGGTATTGTTAtgaatattattattactatcaCAGCAAGTAACACTACTGTTTGGATTTCTGGGGTTAGTTGAATAACTTCATGTTTTCATTAGAATTATTATTTGGCAAAATGGAAATTGTTCAGTTTTTGGTCTGATATGCCAGAACTGCAGGGGGACCAGTctggcagcagcatggctgtTCCTGCTGGCTGCTTCTCGTCTGCCTGCCTACAGAATGTATTAGCAGagagccacttttttttttttttttttccccccttgggTGTGGTTCTAAGTTTGTGCTGTGGCAAGGAAAATCTTGGAGTGCTTTATGGTTGGATTGTATTCCATTGGTTAATGTTACATGAGAATTAGCAGGTTTTTAAAGaggatataaaaataattctggaaaGGCCAATTACTGAGTCAGTCTTGACACAATGTTGCATTGATCTAGCtgaagagggagcagagggggaaagcAACAGTAATTCTTCTATAGGAACGACTAGCTTTCTTTGTCCCTGTCCCTACCCAAGTTGCCTACTTACAGCTAGTAGGTAAGTGAGGACTGCTGTCTCCATCCATTAACCAATGTGTGGGAGGAAACTAATacttaaaagattaaaaaaaagaaaggagaattaACCTTCTTTGGTTTGTCTTATATAAGTTGCCCAATACATATGTAATCAGATTGTTATGTTTCACTTCTTCAAGATAATATGCTAGTATATTTAGATTTTGTCTAAGAGTACTTACAGGTAAGGTTAAATAACACTTTGTGTCTATGGGGAGTGAATTTAAGGTTGCTGTCTTGATTTAAGttccattttaatttgaatCTATTGTTTGTAAGTTTGAGTCTTCCCCAGAAAACTGATGAAGATGAAGATAAAGAAAGCTTGCTTTATTCCTTTCTTAACTCAAGTTCAGATATTCACTTTCAGTACAACGGCTTTTTGTTTGGGCTGATGCTTCTTTCTGTTGCTCGACTGTGTCAGGTAAACTTGTGTGGCTCTCTTCTGTTGGCTGCCATATATTAGGTGCATTAATTCACTTCATTGGACTGCCCATACTGAAGGCAGTGGGAGAGGCTTGAAGGTGAGGTGTGCTAAGCTGGATGTCTTAATTACTTGTTGAGtttgggggaagaggagaaCTTGAAACTCGCTGTAATTGcttgctgttgctgcagtgtTGCAGTTCCCTGAGAGGAAACTAAATTCCGTGTTATACCTGAGCAGTGTGGCATGGTTTCGTGCcatcttctcttcttccctgtcACCAGTCCCTAGAAAACATACTTCTGGAGCTATGGGGTGGTGAGGCTTACCCCAGTGTTGCAAGTATTGTGTGACAATGTAGTTTCCTTCTCCATACCTGTTGTGCATAACACTGCTGAGTGTGTAATTTGAAGTAAATACTCCTTATTCTTTTTATGCCTATGATATAAATGTCCTGTCACCTTAGGAGTACAACAGAGGACCATTAGACGTTAGTACAAAGAGAGAGCAAGTAGAAGAACTTAcgttctgttttattttccttttagaaaagaTATTTGGAGGGCGCTCTTctgtttgctgttcttttgcatttcaaacaCATCTACATGTATGTGGCCCCCGCATACGGCATTTATTTGTTACGATCCTATTGTTTTACTGCAAATAATGCAGGTAAGatgggggttttttctctcttgcttttggGGGATTGTGTTAATTGTGGGGCCTGGGGAAGACTCAAGATGTGCAGATGCCATTGGAACAAAATGGCTGTGGGTCAGACAGAAGTTCTGCTTGAGTCTTTAAAAGTCTTCgatatttatttgtttctgtaaaattaatgtttctagGGAGTTCTTTATTAAGAAAACCCAACAGGAACAAACTGCACACAGCAGTTTGAAGCCATAATATATTCATATCTAATATTAGATAGAATTAGCAGCTATTTCAAAGTCCTTCTTCAAGTTCCTTTCCACTCCTTAGCACGGAAACATGCCTGATATTCCTCACGTGAACAGAAATGGTATTAtgttgaaagagaaaataccaAAAGGTTGTATAATGCAGGAGCTGCAATGCggaagaaataaatgcaaactaaCTGGTGAAGGAAGCAACCGAATATATATATTGGCATAAAAGGCTATGTGCTTCTTTTAAATGGATGCTAGCAATTCACTGCTGGTGTGGAATGCTTTGTCTCCCTTTTAGCTTGTCACAGTAACTGTTTTCATAAACTGTTTCTTGCAGATGGATCCCTGAAGTGGAGAAGCTTCAGCTTTCTTCATGTAACTCTTCTGGGACTGATTGTCTGTcttgtttctgctctttcatTGGGTCCCTTCATAGTATTGGTAATAACCCCTTTTTCACCTGTTATTCCCCTGAACTGTTAGAAGATTGTGTTACAGAAATATAAGCAGTGTCTCACctaaagacatttctttttttatttttatttttttctgtagggcCAGTTGCCTCAAGTCATTTCACggctttttcctttcaaacgAGGCCTCTGCCATGCTTATTGGGCTCCTAACTTCTGGGCTTTGTACAATGCCATGGATAAAGCACTAACAATTTTTGGTACAGTATGCTAATCGCTGTTTGGTGCCTATTTGCAGATAGAGCTCTCTGGATTTTAGTCTTCCCCATTTAAAATGCAGGTAGtcaattacattttcagattGCTTTAAATCATCTGATTATCTGTGTAATCCAGTGCATGTTTTTCACATTAAGTTTTCAACATTAGGTCAGAAATAATCATTCTTCTCTgctgtcctttaaaaaagaaaatacttggtCATATACTTAGTTCAGCTACTTAATTTTCTTCGTTAGTGTTTATCagcttgtgcttttttcttatgttttggttttaggtTTAAAGTGTAATTTTCTTGATCATACAAAAATTCCTAAAGCCTCCATGACAGGAGGACTGGTTCAAGAATTTCAGCATACTGTCCTCCCTTCTGTGACTCCACTGGCAACATTAATCTGTACCTTCATATCTATATTGGTAagaacaaataatattttttggaAACCTGATGCGTTTTGTCCCTAGTAGTTTTTATTTGATTAGCACACCCTTCACATGAACTTTAAGTTTAGGACGAcagtaagttttcttttaaaaaaaaaaaaaacaaaatgataagttatatttattaatatatttctttatacACAATATTACTGTCTCAAAGTGTGGCTAAATTATAGTCCCTGTCAACTCTAGAACGGTTAAAAGATTGTTAAAAGTGTTCTTGGATCACAGCCACTCTGCGTGAGCTAGAAGTAACCTTTTGTGACAGAAGGTAGTTAACTAGGATGCCAGTAGAGATAGTGGTGGAACTGTTTGGGCAGCTTATGGTGTTCCTAACAGCACGAGCTACAGGCAAGCATAATGTTCTTAACACGACAAGCAAAGAATTAAAGGTTCAAGAAATAATTACCTGGATACAGAGTCTTTTTCACTCTAATGGGCACCTGGCCTTTAATGGGAAATCTTTGTTTCAACACCTTTGTAGTAACTTTGATAAACTAAGTTTAGTAGTGGCTTAGTGTCAAGGACAGTTCTTCCAACACAAGTGATAGGGAGCTGGCTGTGGTCTTTCAGTctgcttttcccctcctgctACATTGATGAAGTCCTTCAGGCTCTGCTCGTGCATCCAAATAGATGCGGTTCTTCCAGTGCAACCTAATGCTTGGGCCACACAGGCACAACCTGGGTGCAGTGGTGTTTATTAACTTTGAAAAATCTCTTTGGACAATGGCTTGTGTTCAGGATTGCCAAACTTTTCACTGAAGTCCTGTTTTTGCCTGTTGTTTCTAGccctctgttttctgtctttggttTAAACCTCAAGGGCCCAGAGGCTTTCTACAGTGCCTTGTTCTTTGTGCGTTGAGCTCCTTCATG
Encoded here:
- the ALG8 gene encoding probable dolichyl pyrophosphate Glc1Man9GlcNAc2 alpha-1,3-glucosyltransferase isoform X1 — translated: MAAGGRGGFRALALGVSFLKCLLIPAYYSTDFEVHRNWLAITHNLPLSQWYYEATSEWTLDYPPFFAWFEYALSHVAKYFDPKMLVIENLNYTSHATIFFQRFSVIFTDIVFIYAVYECCRCVNGKRAAKDILEKPTFILAVLLLWNFGLLIVDHIHFQYNGFLFGLMLLSVARLCQKRYLEGALLFAVLLHFKHIYMYVAPAYGIYLLRSYCFTANNADGSLKWRSFSFLHVTLLGLIVCLVSALSLGPFIVLGQLPQVISRLFPFKRGLCHAYWAPNFWALYNAMDKALTIFGLKCNFLDHTKIPKASMTGGLVQEFQHTVLPSVTPLATLICTFISILPSVFCLWFKPQGPRGFLQCLVLCALSSFMFGWHVHEKAILLAILPLSLLSVQRAKDAGIYLILTTTGHFSLFPLLFTPPELPIKILLMLLFTVYSFSSLKSLFRRERPLLNWLETIYLVQLVPLEIFCEIVFPLTPWKQHFPFVPLLLTSVYCALGVTYAWLKLYISVLTERISVKQKAE
- the ALG8 gene encoding probable dolichyl pyrophosphate Glc1Man9GlcNAc2 alpha-1,3-glucosyltransferase isoform X2 yields the protein MLVIENLNYTSHATIFFQRFSVIFTDIVFIYAVYECCRCVNGKRAAKDILEKPTFILAVLLLWNFGLLIVDHIHFQYNGFLFGLMLLSVARLCQKRYLEGALLFAVLLHFKHIYMYVAPAYGIYLLRSYCFTANNADGSLKWRSFSFLHVTLLGLIVCLVSALSLGPFIVLGQLPQVISRLFPFKRGLCHAYWAPNFWALYNAMDKALTIFGLKCNFLDHTKIPKASMTGGLVQEFQHTVLPSVTPLATLICTFISILPSVFCLWFKPQGPRGFLQCLVLCALSSFMFGWHVHEKAILLAILPLSLLSVQRAKDAGIYLILTTTGHFSLFPLLFTPPELPIKILLMLLFTVYSFSSLKSLFRRERPLLNWLETIYLVQLVPLEIFCEIVFPLTPWKQHFPFVPLLLTSVYCALGVTYAWLKLYISVLTERISVKQKAE